A genomic stretch from Aedes albopictus strain Foshan chromosome 2, AalbF5, whole genome shotgun sequence includes:
- the LOC109417957 gene encoding uncharacterized protein LOC109417957 isoform X2 translates to MIKSARDVEWELTVNKSDLIRISLRATDSQVATFRHALTIVIPHPDYTKEIRQTFNMDTGGHTFNVLIMHKISEQEFCNPGGDLVMKIGIRPLNSIVEKQLAIYQYVQLKEANEKLTKRLTYFTDEYDYKHLTMYFNIELEQFKRYRFLKSYGICDGENREWRMTMKLNSKNMIATHIQLIRGAGTECRFFIELEHMNLQKSIRKSSICKKFDFGNGTKPMWGFKFIEFDELKADAGFLRNDLLHFRFGVRPLLSTTVVYDDSRTLTKSATTPAEPNVRRTSWKSRSGRKLVRKAAAKTHAKLNVDPLLQAKEAIDDGSTSLETGNGSAILKSGGDRKETAEETQPKQNVRSLSPDTGKLKWYQKLLPGNSQTSARQRVRPLSPASESDDDRQTVRQTAVMTPAEPYVALYSPASEVFGGGRSLSMSSGGRTHARQTAAMTPVEPTVRPLSPAIESDDDRQTVTVRQTAAMISAVRPLSPATDSDDDHQIVRQTAARTPVEPYGAFYSPASEVFGGGRSLSMSSGGRTLARQTVAMAPVEPSVRPLSPAAESYGDRQTVRQTAATTPAEPYVAFYSPASEVFGGGRSLSMSSVGRTHARQTAASTAVEPTVRPFSPATESNGDRQTVRQTAAKTHAEPNEGTSNPAKEKHVSFVE, encoded by the exons ATGATAAAATCAGCCCGTGACGTAGAGTGGGAATTGACTGTGAATAAGTCGGACTTAATACGAATTAGCCTGCGCGCCACAGACTCTCAGGTAGCGACATTTCGCCATGCCTTGACGATAGTTATTCCACATCCGGATTACACTAAAGAAATACGTCAAACATTCAATATGGATACGGGAGGTCATACATTCAACGTGCTGATAATGCATAAAATCTCGGAGCAGGAATTCTGCAATCCCGGCGGTGACCTTGTAATGAAAATTGGCATACGTCCGCTCAATTCAATAGTCGAGAAGCAACTGGCAATTTATCAGTATGTACAACTCAAAGAAGCCAACGAAAAGTTAACCAAACGGTTGACATACTTCACCGATGAATACGACTA CAAACATCTTACCATGTATTTCAATATAGAGTTGGAACAGTTCAAACGGTACAGGTTTCTAAAATCGTATGGAATTTGCGATGGCGAGAACAGGGAATGGCGAATGACCATGAAACTGAACAGCAAAAACATGATTGCAACTCACATACAACTTATCAGGGGAGCAGGAACTGAATGTAGATTCTTTATCGAATTGGAGCACATGAATCTACAGAAATCGATACGTAAAAGCTCGATATGTAAGAAATTTGATTTTGGCAACGGCACTAAACCGATGTGGGGATTTAAATTTATCGAATTTGACGAATTGAAAGCCGACGCCGGATTTTTAAGAAATGATCTCTTGCATTTTCGTTTCGGCGTGCGTCCATTACTATCAACTACAG TAGTGTACGACGACAGTCGTACTTTAACAAAGTCCGCAACGACACCTGCAGAACCGAACGTGCGTCGTACTTCATGGAAATCCCGCAGCGGTCGTAAACTCGTGAGGAAAGCAGCCGCAAAGACACACGCAAAACTAAACGTGGATCCATTATTGCAAGCTAAAG AGGCGATCGACGACGGTAGTACTTCATTGGAAACTGGCAACGGTAGTGCAATATTGAAGTCCGGAGGCGATCGTAAAGAAACGGCCGAAGAGACACAGCCAAAACAAAATGTGCGTTCATTATCGCCAGATACAGGGAAGCTCAAGTGGTATCAAAAGTTGCTACCGGGAAATAGTCAAACATCCGCGAGGCAAAGAGTGCGTCCATTATCGCCAGCTTCAG AGTCCGACGATGATCGCCAAACCGTGAGGCAAACAGCTGTAATGACTCCCGCAGAACCTTACGTAGCTCTTTACTCGCCAGCTTCAG AAGTGTTCGGCGGCGGTCGTAGTTTATCAATGAGTAGCGGTGGTCGTACACACGCGAGGCAAACAGCCGCAATGACTCCTGTAGAACCAACAGTGCGTCCATTATCGCCAGCTATAG AGTCCGACGATGATCGCCAAACCGTTACCGTGAGGCAAACAGCCGCAATGATTTCCGCAGTGCGTCCATTATCGCCAGCTACAG ATTCCGACGATGATCACCAAATCGTGAGGCAAACAGCCGCACGGACTCCCGTAGAGCCTTACGGAGCTTTTTACTCGCCAGCTTCAG AAGTGTTCGGCGGTGGTCGTAGTTTATCAATGAGTAGCGGTGGTCGTACACTCGCGAGGCAAACAGTCGCAATGGCTCCTGTAGAACCATCAGTGCGTCCATTATCGCCAGCTGCAG AATCCTATGGAGATCGCCAAACCGTGAGGCAAACAGCCGCAACGACTCCCGCGGAGCCTTACGTAGCTTTTTACTCACCAGCTTCAG AAGTGTTCGGCGGCGGTCGTAGTTTATCAATGAGTAGCGTTGGTCGTACACACGCGAGGCAAACAGCCGCATCGACTGCTGTAGAACCAACAGTGCGTCCATTTTCGCCAGCTACAG AGTCCAACGGTGATCGCCAAACCGTGAGGCAAACAGCCGCAAAGACACACGCAGAACCAAACGAAGGAACAAGTAATCCCGCCAAAGAAAAACACGTGTCATTCGTGGAGTGA
- the LOC109417957 gene encoding uncharacterized protein LOC109417957 isoform X1, translating to MIKSARDVEWELTVNKSDLIRISLRATDSQVATFRHALTIVIPHPDYTKEIRQTFNMDTGGHTFNVLIMHKISEQEFCNPGGDLVMKIGIRPLNSIVEKQLAIYQYVQLKEANEKLTKRLTYFTDEYDYKHLTMYFNIELEQFKRYRFLKSYGICDGENREWRMTMKLNSKNMIATHIQLIRGAGTECRFFIELEHMNLQKSIRKSSICKKFDFGNGTKPMWGFKFIEFDELKADAGFLRNDLLHFRFGVRPLLSTTVVYDDSRTLTKSATTPAEPNVRRTSWKSRSGRKLVRKAAAKTHAKLNVDPLLQAKEAIDDGSTSLETGNGSAILKSGGDRKETAEETQPKQNVRSLSPDTGKLKWYQKLLPGNSQTSARQRVRPLSPASESDDDRQTVRQTAVMTPAEPYVALYSPASEVFGGGRSLSMSSGGRTHARQTAAMTPVEPTVRPLSPAIESDDDRQTVTVRQTAAMISAVRPLSPATDSDDDHQIVRQTAARTPVEPYGAFYSPASGAATYLITCRINNIYYYYFHIMEYSIPFYASTLLEVFGGGRSLSMSSGGRTLARQTVAMAPVEPSVRPLSPAAESYGDRQTVRQTAATTPAEPYVAFYSPASEVFGGGRSLSMSSVGRTHARQTAASTAVEPTVRPFSPATESNGDRQTVRQTAAKTHAEPNEGTSNPAKEKHVSFVE from the exons ATGATAAAATCAGCCCGTGACGTAGAGTGGGAATTGACTGTGAATAAGTCGGACTTAATACGAATTAGCCTGCGCGCCACAGACTCTCAGGTAGCGACATTTCGCCATGCCTTGACGATAGTTATTCCACATCCGGATTACACTAAAGAAATACGTCAAACATTCAATATGGATACGGGAGGTCATACATTCAACGTGCTGATAATGCATAAAATCTCGGAGCAGGAATTCTGCAATCCCGGCGGTGACCTTGTAATGAAAATTGGCATACGTCCGCTCAATTCAATAGTCGAGAAGCAACTGGCAATTTATCAGTATGTACAACTCAAAGAAGCCAACGAAAAGTTAACCAAACGGTTGACATACTTCACCGATGAATACGACTA CAAACATCTTACCATGTATTTCAATATAGAGTTGGAACAGTTCAAACGGTACAGGTTTCTAAAATCGTATGGAATTTGCGATGGCGAGAACAGGGAATGGCGAATGACCATGAAACTGAACAGCAAAAACATGATTGCAACTCACATACAACTTATCAGGGGAGCAGGAACTGAATGTAGATTCTTTATCGAATTGGAGCACATGAATCTACAGAAATCGATACGTAAAAGCTCGATATGTAAGAAATTTGATTTTGGCAACGGCACTAAACCGATGTGGGGATTTAAATTTATCGAATTTGACGAATTGAAAGCCGACGCCGGATTTTTAAGAAATGATCTCTTGCATTTTCGTTTCGGCGTGCGTCCATTACTATCAACTACAG TAGTGTACGACGACAGTCGTACTTTAACAAAGTCCGCAACGACACCTGCAGAACCGAACGTGCGTCGTACTTCATGGAAATCCCGCAGCGGTCGTAAACTCGTGAGGAAAGCAGCCGCAAAGACACACGCAAAACTAAACGTGGATCCATTATTGCAAGCTAAAG AGGCGATCGACGACGGTAGTACTTCATTGGAAACTGGCAACGGTAGTGCAATATTGAAGTCCGGAGGCGATCGTAAAGAAACGGCCGAAGAGACACAGCCAAAACAAAATGTGCGTTCATTATCGCCAGATACAGGGAAGCTCAAGTGGTATCAAAAGTTGCTACCGGGAAATAGTCAAACATCCGCGAGGCAAAGAGTGCGTCCATTATCGCCAGCTTCAG AGTCCGACGATGATCGCCAAACCGTGAGGCAAACAGCTGTAATGACTCCCGCAGAACCTTACGTAGCTCTTTACTCGCCAGCTTCAG AAGTGTTCGGCGGCGGTCGTAGTTTATCAATGAGTAGCGGTGGTCGTACACACGCGAGGCAAACAGCCGCAATGACTCCTGTAGAACCAACAGTGCGTCCATTATCGCCAGCTATAG AGTCCGACGATGATCGCCAAACCGTTACCGTGAGGCAAACAGCCGCAATGATTTCCGCAGTGCGTCCATTATCGCCAGCTACAG ATTCCGACGATGATCACCAAATCGTGAGGCAAACAGCCGCACGGACTCCCGTAGAGCCTTACGGAGCTTTTTACTCGCCAGCTTCAGGTGCAGCTACATACTTGATAACTTGTAGAATaaataatatttattattattatttccatattatggaATATTCTATTCCCTTCTACGCTTCTACTCTTTTAGAAGTGTTCGGCGGTGGTCGTAGTTTATCAATGAGTAGCGGTGGTCGTACACTCGCGAGGCAAACAGTCGCAATGGCTCCTGTAGAACCATCAGTGCGTCCATTATCGCCAGCTGCAG AATCCTATGGAGATCGCCAAACCGTGAGGCAAACAGCCGCAACGACTCCCGCGGAGCCTTACGTAGCTTTTTACTCACCAGCTTCAG AAGTGTTCGGCGGCGGTCGTAGTTTATCAATGAGTAGCGTTGGTCGTACACACGCGAGGCAAACAGCCGCATCGACTGCTGTAGAACCAACAGTGCGTCCATTTTCGCCAGCTACAG AGTCCAACGGTGATCGCCAAACCGTGAGGCAAACAGCCGCAAAGACACACGCAGAACCAAACGAAGGAACAAGTAATCCCGCCAAAGAAAAACACGTGTCATTCGTGGAGTGA